The DNA region ACGACGGGCGGGTCAGTCCAGCTCCAGAGCAGCCTGCCTGGCAAGGTCGCGTTTGTGTCCAGCTTCACCACATCGCGGACCAGCACACTGACCCTGCGCCCCGGATGCGTGCGCACCGCATCCACCACACCCTGTATTCGAACCTTGGCATTCAAGAACGTTGTCCGATCATCCGTCACCCCGGGCATCCCCGCGAGCAGCCCAAGCCCGAAACACGACACCATGAGCGCAAAGGTCCGGCCGCGACGGGCAAATGCCAGCGCGGTCAACATGCAGGCGATCACGACGGGGAGGGCGTGGGCCCAGATCAGAATACCGCCGAGATAGCCCATTACGCCAATTTGCCAGGGAAGTGGGGGGATGGGGCCTTGGATGTGCGTGCGCTGCTCCTCCTAAATGGACAAGCTAACAAAACGCATCTCCGGCGTCGTACGCAAAAGTCCGTATTATCGGCAACAAAGGACCAAGAAGGGCGTTGCCTCCCGGCAGCATCTCGGGCTATGCATTCCCATAGACCGCCACGCAATGGCGGAGCCTATTCGAAAGACTTCAAGGAGCCCAAATGGAAGAATTTTCTGTACTGCTTGTGGATGACGAGGAAGACTTCCTGCGCACTATCATCAAAAGGCTGGCCAAGCGGGGCCTGAAGGCCCAGGGCGCGTCGAGGGGCGAGCAGGCGCTGGCCATGCTGGCCGAGGAACCTCGGGACGTGGTTGTCCTGGACGTGAAGATGCCGGGTATGGACGGACTGGAGGTCCTAAGAAGAATCAAGACCAGCTGGCCCAGTACCGAGGTGATCATGCTGACCGGGCACGCCAGCATCGACGCGGCCATGGAAGGCATGAACCGCGGCGCCTTCGACTATCTGATGAAACCAGCCGATCTGGAAGACCTGCTCTACAAACTTGAGGACGCGTACCGCAAAAAGTGCGTCAATGAGAGCCGCAAGGCCTCCTCCCCCACGAACAGCGAACCGGCCTAGGCCAGGCGCGTTTACAACAGGACCTGACGTGGCGCATTCCCGGCTCTTCTTCGATTCCAACGACTATACGCTGCTGCGCATCGTCAACGATATTCTGGACCGTACGGCGCAAAACACCAATATCCATTCCCTGCTCGATTCGTGCATGCATCCGCACGGCATCAAGGAAATGGCCGCGCCGCGGGTACTGCGCATTGCCTATGCCATCGCGAGCCTCCTCGGCTCCCTGGAAGTGGGCATGTCCTCCGACCGGCTGAACGCATTGCGCGCGCTCAAGGACGAGGTGCTGCTCGCGGGCAACGCCTATCTGCAGAAAAACACGTCGCGGGTGCTCCTGCAGATCATGAAGGAACTCATACGCCATCGTGGGGATGAACACACCCAGCTTTGCCTCGCCCACGACTTCCGCATGGCCTCTTCAGGCAAGCCCCGCGTGGTCCGGGCCGAACTCGACAAATACCACCTCCTGGAAATGCCCGAGGAGTGGAATCAGCTCGCCTTCGACCACCATGTCCACGACGCCAACACCAAGGGCCGCAAATCCCCGACCCATCTGGTCATGGACGCATGGATCAAGGGCGTGCGCTTTTTGACCGTTGTCTATTACAACTATGTGGACGCCGAGGTGGCCGAAGAACTTCTGGAAGCGGGCTGCATACTGGGCATGCACATTCGCATCGGCATCGATGTGTCCTCGCGTTTTCGGGGCAAATACGTCCGCGTAATCTGGGAACCCCAGAGCTACACCGACCCCAAGTCCTTCCGCGCCTTTCTGGAGGAACAACCGGTCAAGGCCTTCATGAAGGAAGGGCGGATGGTTTCCGCCTACCAACAGAAGTACGTGTTCGAGGCGTTGCAGGCATACAACCGCGTCCATCGCGGGGAATTGGCCCAGGAGTACGGACTGGAACTCGACCTGCTCGACGAGAAGGCCTTCGCCACCTTCGTGGGCACAGGCCAGCCGTCCCTCCTGCACCTGGCCAAATACATCCAGAGCGGCATGCAGCCCAAGCTCAAGCAGATCGTGCAGGTCATGGCCCAAGAGTACGAAACCGCCACGCCAAAACGACGCAAGGAATTGCTGGAACGACTCGACGCCCTGAACGCCATCGACTCGGAACTGCTCATGAACCGTTACCTGCAACCGTGCCGCAACCCGGAACTGCACGACCCGACCATTCCCCAGGACACTCCCGAGGTCCCGCCCCTGCTGCGCCTCAACGTCGGTGAACTGTTGCCAAGACTGGCCAAATTTCACTCCTCGTCCCATTTCACGCTGAACCTGAGCAATCTCTCCACGGCAGATGCCCTGGAAATTCTGTATGATTGTCAGGGACATATCAGCAACATCGAACTCTATAATCTCAAAGACGCATCCAGGGGCAAATGGTCGATGCCCGTGTCCTCGCAACTGGTCTGCCCCGGCGACGCCGTGGACGCCATCAGTCCGGAACGAACCTGCGCCCAGATCGCTGAGCTGCAAAAAGCCCTGAACGAGGACAACGTCATCGCCTTGAAGCGGGCCATCCGTGCCGTGATATGGTCCTTCGAGGAAGACCGGCTGGCCCTGGAAAACACAGTGGCCCATTCAAAAAACAAGAATGCCCTGTCACACGCAACCGAGCTTGAACGCGAACTTCTGCTTATGGAGGCGCGCAAGAACAAGCTCCTCGACATTCTTTTCAACATCGAAGCGTTCCATAAATACTACAAGAAGCGCCCCCTCGGCTCGCGCATCGGAAGCGGCTCTACGGGCCAGTCCAGGCACCAATACGGGATGGGCGTGGTGGTGCTTGAAACTCTCCCCAAACGAGCCCAGAAAATCGCGCTGAACCAGTCTCAAAGGCAGCGCAAGCAGCTTCCGGTCACCGCCAGGATGACGGTCCATTTCCGCACCCGCTGTCACGCAAAAAATGAAGAACCTTTTCTTTTGAGGCTGGCGCGGAAGATCCCGGGAATGGAACTGACCGGATGCCGCCGGGAGCAGGAATGGTTTCTCGACAGCATCGACATCCATCCCAAACGCCGTGGCAATATCGTCACCTTGGGCGGAGTGCAGCTTGAGCATGACAACGGGTTGCGCATCACCCAAAAAAATGGTGCGGGCGACGAAAACCATCTGTCCTTGAAGTACCTGAACACAGGGCTGAAAAACGCCCTCAAGATCCTGATCGGATTCATTCCGGCCTTCCTGACCTTTGCCCTGACCAAGGACTGGTGGGTCCTGGCCTATTTCGGGGGGCTGATCTGGTTCGCCATCACCGGAGTGCGCAACATCCTGCAGGCAGTGCTCGGCGGGGGTGGCTTGACGCGCTCACCTCTTTTGCAGTGGAACTCCCTGATCAGCTGGAGCCGCGTTGCCGACGATCTGCTGTACACAGGCTTTTCCGTCCCGTTGCTGGACCTTCTGGTCAAGACCATTATCCTGGATCGTGGCCTCGGCATCACCACGACCACGGAGCCGGTCCTGCTGTTCGCGTCCATGGCCCTGGCCAACGGCATCTACATCTCCAGCCACAACACCTTTCGCGGCCTGCCGCGTGCCGTGGTCCTGGCCAACTTCTTCCGCAGCATCCTGTCCATCCCACTGGCTGTTCTGTTCAACAGCGGCATAGCCGGCAGCATGCACATGGCCGGATTGACCGGGGTGGAGCAGGCGTTGCAGAAATGGGCCGCCATCATCTCGAAATTCGCCTCGGACTGCGTGGCGGCGGTCATCGAAGGGCTGGGCGACCGGCACAACAATGTACGGGTGCGCCTGGCCGACTACCGTGCCAAGCTCATCGCCATGTTTGACGCCTTTGCCCGCCTGGATGTCCTTTTCCCGGAAGAAGACGTGCTGGACATGCTCCAATCGCCCAAAATGTTCATGGAAACGATTTCCTACGAAGCCCGCGACCTGGAAAAGGTGCTCATCGTCAACGCCCTGGACCTGATGTATTTCTGGCTCTACCAACCCCGCGCCTCCAAGGCCCTGGAGTTCATATCCCAGGACATGAGCAAGGAGGAATGGCTCATCTTCCTGCGCTCCCAGTACGTTCTCAAACGCTACCGCGAGATCAGCCAGATGTTCGTGGACGGTCTGGTGGGCAAGAACTTTTCCCGGGCCCTGGCCTTCTACCTGGACAGGTCGGATGAATACCTACGGGACCTGGAAAAGATGGGGGGCAGCCGCAGACTGCGCTGAAGAGAATCAGGACTTCGGATCTAAGCGGACATAGAGAGCTGAAGGACCCTGGATTCCCGCCTTCGCGGGAATGACGTCGAGGCGGATTCGGCGACTCATTCCCGCGAACGTTTTCCTTGCACGGGTTGCAAAGGCTTGCGCCCGCCCGGATGGATGCAGCGTTCAAGGCCACCCGAGGGCGCAGGCTCCCGCCTCCTCAACTCCATTTCCTGTCGATCATCAGGTGCGAAAAATACCCCAGCACGGCCGCCCCGTAAAAAGGCGCCATGGCCCTGGGCGTTGCGCCGTAGAGCCAGACCGGGAGCAGCACCAGGGGCAGGGGCACGGCGAGCATGGCCCACCAGGTGTGGGTCCAGCCACGATGGGGACCGATGGCCGGGAACATGGCCGCAAACCCCAGCACCGCCGCCCACTTGTAATAGCCCTGCACGATGAGCGCGAAATCGAGCACGGCCAGGGTCAGATAAAAGATATGCTGGCCCTTGGAGTCCGTGTCCACATCCGGAAAGAGGCTCCCCAGCAGCACCAGCGCGCCGAGCACGGCCAGCTGCGGCATCTCCGGGACGTACGTCCCGGTCCAGAACAATCCCCCCAGTACCGCGCCTCCCGTCAGCACCCCGCCGACCAGATGTCCCTTGTATCCGGGCATGGCATCCTCCAGAAATGCAAAAGCCCGGTCGAGCCGGGCCATTGCGAATGAATAAAGACGATTACATGGCGTCGCTGGCGTCCAGTTCGGCGATGGTCCTGTCGATGGACTCACGCAGTTCCTGGGGCAGGCCCATTATCTCCACGTTCAGAAAGCCGCGCACGATGGTCGAGGTGGCTTCGTCCTCGTCCAGGCCGCGCGCCATGAGATACTCGATCTCCTCCTGGGCGATCTTGCCCACGGCCGCCTCGTGAGACAGCTCCACTCCGGTCACGCAGCCCTGCAGTTCGGGGATGGCGTGGATCAGTCCGCCGCCGAGGATCAGGCCCTTGCACTCAAGATGTCCGCGCGCCGGAACCGCATTGCCGATGATCTCACCGCGCGCGACGATGGTCCCGCCGGTGGTGATGGTCCGAGAGATGATCTCGCCGCGTGTATTCGGGGCGTTCAGCACGATGCGGTTGCCCGTGTCCACGTGCGAGCCGGTGGGCGTGACGATGACTGAGTTGAAGCGGGCCACGGCCCCGGCGCCGTTCAGATATATCGTCGGATAGGACTGCACGGACTTGACCTTTTTCAGGAGGACGTAGTTGTTCTGCAGAACCCCGTTCTCCTCCACGATGCCCACCGTGCGCGGCCGGACCATGACGTCCTCGCCCCAGTTGTGGACCATGGTGAAGGTCAGCTTGCCGCCCTTCTTGATGTAGAATTCGGAGATGCCCAGATGCAGGGCCGAAGTCACGTCATGGGAAGTGGCGCAACCGGTGATGATGTGGACCTCGGAGTCCTCTTCGACGACTACGATGTTGTGCACGTTCTGGCCCACGTTCTGGCCTTTTATAAACAGGCAGGTCTGGACCGGCTCGGCGACCTTGACCCCTTTCTCGGTACGGATGAAATAGCCGCCGTGCAGCTCTTCCTTGGCCGCCGTGCGGGTGAAATCGTCCTTTTCCGGGTCCATGGCCTTCCAGAAATATTCGGGCAGGCCGTCGTATTTCTTGAGCGCCTGACGAATGCCCAGCACTTCCACTCCCTTGCCCGAGCTCTTGCAATGCACGGTGGAGTGGTCGAATTGTACAAACGTGCCCGCGCGTTCGCCGGTGGCGTCGACGTCCACTCCGACCATGCGCAGCTCATGCTTGCTCTCGTCGGACAGGGAGGAAAAATCGGGCAGCTCGGGGCTCTGGCGACCGGTGAAGGAATAGGAGTTCAGATCGACCAGGGTTGGGCTTAGTTCAGACATCTGATGCACTCCTTGTAGCCGTACTTGCTGATATGATCCAGAATGTCGCGGGGTCTGGTTGGCCGCGTATCACAACACAACACACCGTTGTACATGACCTGGCCACGGTCGGCGTTGACGTAGTCGAGGATGTAGCCGGTGTGGGTGATGATGAGGCCCGAGGTCTTGTTGCGGCGACGCAGGTCGCGCATGCACGTTTCGGGCGACGGAGCCGCCGCGCCGTCGAGCAGGGCGCGAGCCGTGTTGCCGATGAGGACCATGTTCTCCAGGTCAACGCCCGATTCCGGCTCATCGAAGAGGATGAGATCCGGATTCTGGGCCATGAGCTGCAGGAGCTCGGAGCGCTTGATCTCGCCGCCGGAAAAACCCGAATTGATATCGCGATTCAGAAAGTCCTCGAAATTGACGGTCTTGGCCATGCCGTCCACGTCAATCTCGCGGCCGCGAGCGCACATGGAGACAAGGTGGCGGGTCTTGAGGCCATGGATGGTCGGCGGACGCTGGAAGGACATGCCGATGCCGAGCCGGGCCCGTTCGTAGGTGGGCATTTCGGTGATATCGACACCCTTGAAGACAATCTTGCCCGCGGTCACGGTGTAGCCGCCAAAACCCATGAGCGTCATGAGCAGTGTGGTTTTCCCGGATCCGTTGGGACCGAAGAGAATGAACGTCTCTCCTTCGTCGATGTTCAGGTTGATCCCTTTCAAGACTTCCCTGTCACCGATACTGACATGCAGGTTTTCAATCTGAAGCATATGGTATCCTTGTGGTATGAAAGGCAGGACGGCGCGACAAAACAAGAATCAGCGCTTAATTGAGGCAGGGCCAAATGTCCAGTCGCCCTACTTCCACTCCTTCCAGGTTTCGGAACGGTAACAATAATAGCAGCGCGAATCGTCACGAAAGAAACGCAGCAGGAGCATGCCGACCACGAATCCGCCGATGTGTGCCCACCAGGCCACTCCCCCGCCGCCGGCCGGTGCGAGCATCCCGGAAAGAACCTGGGTCATGAACCAGGCTCCAAGATAAAACACGGCGGGCAGTTCGAAGATGAAGGGAATGATCAGGATGGGCAGAAAAGTGACCACCTTGGCATGCGGGTACAAAAAGAAATAGGCGCCCATGACCCCGGCGATGGCCCCGGAGGCCCCGACCACGGGCATGGTGGAGGAGGAATTGGTGAGCATGTGCACCGCGAGCGCCCCAAGGCCGCACAGCAGGTAGAAAAAGAGAAACTTGAAGGGACCCATCACGTCTTCCACGTTGTCCCCGAAAATCCAGAGCGTCCACATGTTGGCGATGAGATGCAGCCAGCCGGAATGCAGGAACATGTGCGTTGCAAGAGGCAACAGCAGCCCTTCGGGATAGCCCTGGAACATGGCCCAATGAGGGTCGAAATAACGGGCCGGGACCACGCCGAAGAGATGAAAGAGTCTGAACTCCTGGGCGTTGCTCAGGCCGAGCCCGGCCAGAAAGAAAGCGATGTTCAGGGCCAGCAGGGTCCACATCATGTAGGATCGATGCCGGGAAGGGATGTTGTCGCGCAGAGGAAACATGGCTCAACTCCCCTCTTCCATGGTGTCCGGATTTTCAAAAATATCCTGCAACTCCTCCATGCACCGCTCGGCGTGGCCGAGCAGCATCCCGTGCACGACCCGGATCAGGGCCCGCGCGCGGGACTCAAGTTCCTCCAGGGAGCCGGAGTTGTCGACCACGAACTGTGCCATGCCCAACTTCCTGTCCTGAGGCCATTGCCAGGCATCGACCATGGCTATCCGCTCCGGACTCCAGCCCCGGCCCTGAAGCCTGTCATGGCGCAGGGAATCCGGGCAATAGACCACCGCCAGCAGATCGATCTCGCCGGCAAGCCCGGCTTCGCACAGCAGGGGGATCTCGGCCAGGGTCACGTCCTCGTCATGCGCGGTCCGAAAGGCATGCAGGGCATGGCGCACCAGAGGGTGGACCAGGCGCTCAACCTCGCGACGCAGGCTGTCGGATTCGGCCAGGGCGTCACGCAGCAGATCCTTGTCCACGCCGCCGCCGGGTTGCGTGAAGCGGCTTCCGAAATGATGTTCCAGAATGGCGCAACCCTCCCCGCCCCTGGCGTAGGCCTCGGCCACTACCCGATCCGAACAGAAAACCGGCACGCCCATATCCTCGGCCACCGCACGGACGGTGGACTTGCCGCTGCCCACGGCTCCGGTCAGGCCGATACAGGCCCGCTCGCGGCAAAGTTCGCGCAGCACCTGCAGAAAATCATCCGGCGGAGGGGCGCAAAATTCCATGGGCTCAGCGCTTCGAGGATGCTCAAAACGCAGTTGCCAGGCATGCAACATCTGCCGGGGGGCGCGGGCGGCAGTTGTCTTATCGGCATAGACCGCGTCCCCCAGAAGGGGATGGCCCAGCGCGGCCATATGCACGCGGATCTGATGAGTGCGCCCCGTCATGATGCGCACCCGGACCAGGGAGGCGCTCCTGTCCGAAGCGCTCCAGAGCAGTTCATAACGGGTCTCGGCCGCGCGTCCGCCACGTTCTACCACGGCCATGCGCGTCTTGATGCTCGGGTGCCGCCCCAGGGCGAGATTCACGGTCCCGGAAGAATCGGGCACTCCGGCGACCAGGGCCAGGTACTCCTTGTAAACCTCGCGGGATGCGAATGCCTGGGTCAGGTTCAGGCGCGCCGACTCGGACAGCGCCATCACGATGAGCCCGGAGGTGTCCTTGTCCAGGCGATGCACGACACCGGGCCGCTCCCCGGACTGGGACAGCAGGGCCGGAAAATGATGAGCCACGCGGTGCACGAGGGTCGGTTCAGCCACCGACGGCGCCGGATGCACGGTCATGGCCGGAGTCTTGTTGATCACGACCAAGTCGTCATCGGCGAACAAAACTTCCAGAGGACCGTCATCGGGAACGATGCTCGAATCGATGTATTCCGGGGCCAAGGTCAGGGTCTGCCCGGGCATGAGCCGGGTTGACGCCTTGGTGCAGACCTGCCCGTTGATGCGCGCCCGTCCGTCCTTGATCCAGGCCTGAACGCGGCTTCTGCCCACGCCCTCCTCTTCAAGACAAGCCTGCCAGAAAACATCCAGACGTTGCCCGACGTCCGCGACGCCAACCTTTTCCACGTATTCCTGCATGCAACCTTCCCGTTTAAACCGTAACCGACCGCCCTCGCATCCTCAGACCAGTCAAAAGATGCCTGTTCTCATCACAACACGCCTTGCGTAGTCACCTTTCGTGCCGCTGACAAATAGAAAAGGCGGCCCCCCGCAAGGGACCGCCTCTATCGATTGCAATCGTCTTGAAAGACTACTTCTTCTTGAAGACGCCCTTCAGTTCGGCGAGGATGCGACGGTTTTCGGCGCGGCCTGCGTCGGTGTCGTTGGTGGCAATGGGCTTGCTCTCGCCATAGCCAACGGCGGAGAACAGCTTGTCGTCCATGCCGAGTTCATTGACCATATAGTCGCGAACGGCCTTGGCGCGACGCTCGGACAGCTTCTGGTTGTATTCATCGGAGCCCACGGAATCGGTGTGACCGGCGATTTCAACAACAGTGAAGGACTGCTGCTGTCTCATGTAGGAGGCGAAATCAGCCAGTTCCTGATAGTACTCGGGCTTGATGTCGGACTTGTCGAAGTCGAAGTGGATCTTGAGGGTGACGATATCGGCAATGGGGCAACCATCGGCGTCAACAGCCAGACCCTTGATGGTGTCGGGGCACTTGTCGATGCAGTTGTTCACGCCGTCGTTGTCGTCGTCAAGGGAGCAAGGATCAACTGCGGCCGTATCGTAGAACACGTCCTGCACGAACTGCTTCAGAGCGGCGTCATCGGCCAACTGGGCAGCGGAAGCTCCAACACCGCAAGGCTTCAGAGCGGTGATGGCATCAAGCAGGGCCTGGTTGCCGTTGACAGTGTCGGCAAAGCTGATGGTGTGGAAACACACGTCGTATTTTTCAGCCATGGCGGCGGCAACCTGCAAGGAGCCCTCGCCGAGATTTTCCTGACCGTCGGACAGAATGATTACCGCATTGCGGCCCACGGCACCCTGCAGGGCAGGCTCAAGGGCGGCGAGTCCAGGGCCGAGAGGAGTGGGGTTGGAACCGATCAGTGTCGGAACCTTGGCGAGGGAAGCACCGTAACCGGCATTGGAATACGCTTCCATACCCTGGAGTTCGCCCGCCGGAGCGGCGGTGTTCAGGCCGCCCATGTAACCAAGCTCGGGGATCATGCCGTTCATACGCTCGAGCAGGGCCTTGGCCAGAACAATTTTTTTGTCCTTTGTGCCAACATACTTTTCATCCATGGAACCGGAGCGGTCCACCAGGATGATGAAATTGTCGACCTTGCGCACGTAATTTTCGGCGGCCACCGCCACGGAGGCGGAAAACATGGCCACGAGCAGAGCCAGAAGAACCAATTTTTTAACTTTCATACGTCCTACTCCTCGGGTTGATATTGCTACTCAGATGAAAAAGGGGACAATTCTCTAAAAACGTGTCTCATTATCTTTAGCTCTATCACATTTTATTGTCAAAGGCAGAAAAACGAAAGAAACATAAAATCGTCTTTGGCAAAGGGCGGCAACGCGAGAAATACGACTTGACCCAAGACTGGGCAGCGCCGACAATCAGCAATATGGAAGATTCTCTCAAGGATGCCCCGGACTTTAAACGGGTCATTTTGCACTTGGACATGGACGCGTTCTTCACCTCCGTAGAACAGGCCGACGATCCTAGCCTGCAGGGACAACCTGTAGTGATCGGACAATCCCTGCGCGGAGTGGCTTCGGCTGCGTCATACGAAGCCAGGAAATACGGCATCAGATCCGCCATGCCCATCGTACAGGCAAAAAAACTCTGCCCTCACGCAGTGTTTCTGCCTGGCCGCATGTCCCGCTACCGCGAAATTTCGGGCACGATCATGAACATCATGCGCGCGTTGTGTCCCGTGGTCGAGCAGGCTTCCGTCGATGAAGCCTATGCGGACATAAGCGGCACGCTGCGAATCTTCGGCCCTCCGGAAAACCTCGCCCGACGTCTGAAGGAAGAGATTCTGTCCGTCACCAATCTGACCTGCTCCGTGGGCATCGCCCCCAACAAATTTCTCGCCAAGATCGCTTCGGACTGGGACAAGCCAGGCGGCCTGACCAGCATCCGTCCCGCCGACGTGCCTACGTTCCTGCATGAACTCCCGCTGGGCAAAATCCCCGGGGTCGGAAAACACTTCCTGGAGGAGCTGCGCCGCATCGGCGTGACCACGGTTCCCCACGTGCTGGCCCGCCCCCGGACCTACTGGAGCGAGACCATGGGCAAACGCGGAGCGTTTCTGCACGACAGGGCGTGCGGCATCGATGATTCAGCGGTGGTTCCCGGCCAGGACCCCAAGTCCTGCAGCGCGGAGAA from Desulfomicrobium apsheronum includes:
- a CDS encoding response regulator, giving the protein MEEFSVLLVDDEEDFLRTIIKRLAKRGLKAQGASRGEQALAMLAEEPRDVVVLDVKMPGMDGLEVLRRIKTSWPSTEVIMLTGHASIDAAMEGMNRGAFDYLMKPADLEDLLYKLEDAYRKKCVNESRKASSPTNSEPA
- a CDS encoding metal-dependent hydrolase gives rise to the protein MPGYKGHLVGGVLTGGAVLGGLFWTGTYVPEMPQLAVLGALVLLGSLFPDVDTDSKGQHIFYLTLAVLDFALIVQGYYKWAAVLGFAAMFPAIGPHRGWTHTWWAMLAVPLPLVLLPVWLYGATPRAMAPFYGAAVLGYFSHLMIDRKWS
- a CDS encoding SufB/SufD family protein; this translates as MSELSPTLVDLNSYSFTGRQSPELPDFSSLSDESKHELRMVGVDVDATGERAGTFVQFDHSTVHCKSSGKGVEVLGIRQALKKYDGLPEYFWKAMDPEKDDFTRTAAKEELHGGYFIRTEKGVKVAEPVQTCLFIKGQNVGQNVHNIVVVEEDSEVHIITGCATSHDVTSALHLGISEFYIKKGGKLTFTMVHNWGEDVMVRPRTVGIVEENGVLQNNYVLLKKVKSVQSYPTIYLNGAGAVARFNSVIVTPTGSHVDTGNRIVLNAPNTRGEIISRTITTGGTIVARGEIIGNAVPARGHLECKGLILGGGLIHAIPELQGCVTGVELSHEAAVGKIAQEEIEYLMARGLDEDEATSTIVRGFLNVEIMGLPQELRESIDRTIAELDASDAM
- a CDS encoding ABC transporter ATP-binding protein; amino-acid sequence: MLQIENLHVSIGDREVLKGINLNIDEGETFILFGPNGSGKTTLLMTLMGFGGYTVTAGKIVFKGVDITEMPTYERARLGIGMSFQRPPTIHGLKTRHLVSMCARGREIDVDGMAKTVNFEDFLNRDINSGFSGGEIKRSELLQLMAQNPDLILFDEPESGVDLENMVLIGNTARALLDGAAAPSPETCMRDLRRRNKTSGLIITHTGYILDYVNADRGQVMYNGVLCCDTRPTRPRDILDHISKYGYKECIRCLN
- a CDS encoding rhomboid family intramembrane serine protease, which gives rise to MFPLRDNIPSRHRSYMMWTLLALNIAFFLAGLGLSNAQEFRLFHLFGVVPARYFDPHWAMFQGYPEGLLLPLATHMFLHSGWLHLIANMWTLWIFGDNVEDVMGPFKFLFFYLLCGLGALAVHMLTNSSSTMPVVGASGAIAGVMGAYFFLYPHAKVVTFLPILIIPFIFELPAVFYLGAWFMTQVLSGMLAPAGGGGVAWWAHIGGFVVGMLLLRFFRDDSRCYYCYRSETWKEWK
- the coaE gene encoding dephospho-CoA kinase (Dephospho-CoA kinase (CoaE) performs the final step in coenzyme A biosynthesis.), with the translated sequence MQEYVEKVGVADVGQRLDVFWQACLEEEGVGRSRVQAWIKDGRARINGQVCTKASTRLMPGQTLTLAPEYIDSSIVPDDGPLEVLFADDDLVVINKTPAMTVHPAPSVAEPTLVHRVAHHFPALLSQSGERPGVVHRLDKDTSGLIVMALSESARLNLTQAFASREVYKEYLALVAGVPDSSGTVNLALGRHPSIKTRMAVVERGGRAAETRYELLWSASDRSASLVRVRIMTGRTHQIRVHMAALGHPLLGDAVYADKTTAARAPRQMLHAWQLRFEHPRSAEPMEFCAPPPDDFLQVLRELCRERACIGLTGAVGSGKSTVRAVAEDMGVPVFCSDRVVAEAYARGGEGCAILEHHFGSRFTQPGGGVDKDLLRDALAESDSLRREVERLVHPLVRHALHAFRTAHDEDVTLAEIPLLCEAGLAGEIDLLAVVYCPDSLRHDRLQGRGWSPERIAMVDAWQWPQDRKLGMAQFVVDNSGSLEELESRARALIRVVHGMLLGHAERCMEELQDIFENPDTMEEGS
- a CDS encoding OmpA family protein, with translation MKVKKLVLLALLVAMFSASVAVAAENYVRKVDNFIILVDRSGSMDEKYVGTKDKKIVLAKALLERMNGMIPELGYMGGLNTAAPAGELQGMEAYSNAGYGASLAKVPTLIGSNPTPLGPGLAALEPALQGAVGRNAVIILSDGQENLGEGSLQVAAAMAEKYDVCFHTISFADTVNGNQALLDAITALKPCGVGASAAQLADDAALKQFVQDVFYDTAAVDPCSLDDDNDGVNNCIDKCPDTIKGLAVDADGCPIADIVTLKIHFDFDKSDIKPEYYQELADFASYMRQQQSFTVVEIAGHTDSVGSDEYNQKLSERRAKAVRDYMVNELGMDDKLFSAVGYGESKPIATNDTDAGRAENRRILAELKGVFKKK
- the dinB gene encoding DNA polymerase IV, encoding MEDSLKDAPDFKRVILHLDMDAFFTSVEQADDPSLQGQPVVIGQSLRGVASAASYEARKYGIRSAMPIVQAKKLCPHAVFLPGRMSRYREISGTIMNIMRALCPVVEQASVDEAYADISGTLRIFGPPENLARRLKEEILSVTNLTCSVGIAPNKFLAKIASDWDKPGGLTSIRPADVPTFLHELPLGKIPGVGKHFLEELRRIGVTTVPHVLARPRTYWSETMGKRGAFLHDRACGIDDSAVVPGQDPKSCSAENTLERDTLNRTLLERWLLIQAERIGRELRGLGKKGLTVTLKIKFKDFSSITRSRTLPRPTDITTEILDAARRLLAAEKLPQPVRLIGTGVSNFRFVQAELPLMPDVNRKRSQKLDQAMDRIRDKFGSTSILRAEAAVRETEAIDDLLSQKNRTLNGQ